One part of the Arabidopsis thaliana chromosome 1 sequence genome encodes these proteins:
- a CDS encoding Ribonuclease T2 family protein (Ribonuclease T2 family protein; FUNCTIONS IN: ribonuclease T2 activity, endoribonuclease activity, RNA binding; INVOLVED IN: N-terminal protein myristoylation; LOCATED IN: endomembrane system; EXPRESSED IN: sperm cell, root, egg cell; CONTAINS InterPro DOMAIN/s: Ribonuclease T2 (InterPro:IPR001568), Ribonuclease T2, active site (InterPro:IPR018188); BEST Arabidopsis thaliana protein match is: ribonuclease 3 (TAIR:AT1G26820.1); Has 2564 Blast hits to 2563 proteins in 502 species: Archae - 0; Bacteria - 420; Metazoa - 283; Fungi - 235; Plants - 1517; Viruses - 7; Other Eukaryotes - 102 (source: NCBI BLink).), with protein sequence MGAKGCVNVLLKLLVFQGLFVSRPQEDFDFFYFVLQWPGAYCDTSRACCYPTSGKPAADFGIHGLWPNYNGGSWPSNCDPDSQFDRSQISDLVSSLKKNWPTLSCPSNEGFNFWEHEWEKHGTCSESVMDQHEYFENALKLKQKANLLQILKNSGINPDDGFYNLDKITNAIKDGIGFTPGIECNKDPERNAQLHQIYICVDTSGTEFIECPVLPRGSCPSQIQFSKF encoded by the exons atgggaGCAAAGGGTTGTGTTAACGTTCTCCTCAAGCTTCTAGTGTTTCAAGGTCTTTTCGTTTCACGTCCTCAAGAAgactttgatttcttctactTCGTTCTtcag TGGCCTGGAGCCTATTGCGATACATCGCGTGCTTGTTGCTATCCAACATCCGGTAAACCCGCTGCAGATTTTGGTATCCACGGTCTATGGCCTAATTATAACGGTGGTTCATGGCCATCAAATTGTGATCCCGATAGCCAATTTGATAGATCTCAg ATATCGGATCTCGTAAGTAGTTTGAAAAAGAATTGGCCAACACTATCATGTCCAAGCAACGAAGGGTTCAACTTTTGGGAACACGAATGGGAGAAACACGGTACATGCTCCGAATCCGTAATGGACCAACATGAGTACTTTGAAAATGCtcttaaactcaaacaaaaagcaaatcTCCTCCAAATCCTCAAAAACTCCG GAATTAATCCGGATGATGGATTCTACAATCTGGATAAGATCACCAACGCGATAAAAGATGGAATTGGATTTACGCCAGGAATAGAATGTAACAAAGATCCGGAGCGTAATGCCCAGCTTCATCAGATCTATATTTGTGTTGATACGTCAGGAACTGAGTTTATCGAATGTCCAGTTTTGCCTAGAGGAAGCTGTCCATCTCAAATCCAGTTTTCTAAGTTCTAA
- a CDS encoding GDA1/CD39 nucleoside phosphatase family protein (GDA1/CD39 nucleoside phosphatase family protein; FUNCTIONS IN: hydrolase activity; INVOLVED IN: biological_process unknown; LOCATED IN: vacuole; EXPRESSED IN: male gametophyte, cultured cell, pollen tube; EXPRESSED DURING: L mature pollen stage, M germinated pollen stage; CONTAINS InterPro DOMAIN/s: Nucleoside phosphatase GDA1/CD39 (InterPro:IPR000407); BEST Arabidopsis thaliana protein match is: GDA1/CD39 nucleoside phosphatase family protein (TAIR:AT1G14240.4); Has 1463 Blast hits to 1456 proteins in 234 species: Archae - 0; Bacteria - 39; Metazoa - 610; Fungi - 315; Plants - 332; Viruses - 0; Other Eukaryotes - 167 (source: NCBI BLink).) — MDALKVQILPDNQSSPSSTHMLTKPKSKKATKSIAMLIVASLAITLGLLFVFSSNSVMFSASFLRRSSLHYSVIIDAGSSGTRIHVFGYWFESGKPVFDFGEEHYASLKLSPGLSSYADNPEGASVSVTKLVEFAKGRIPKGKLKKSDIRLMATAGMRLLDVPVQEQILDVTRRVLRSSGFKFQDEWATVISGTDEGIYAWVVANHALGSLGGDPLKTTGIVELGGASAQVTFVPSEHVPPEFSRTISYGNVSYTIYSHSFLDFGQDAAEDKLLESLQNSVAASTGDGIVEDPCTPKGYIYDTHSQKDSSGFLSEESKFKASLQVQAAGDFTKCRSATLAMLQEGKENCAYKHCSIGSTFTPNIQGSFLATENFFHTSKFFGLGEKEWLSEMILAGKRFCGEEWSKLKEKYPTTKDKYLHRYCFSSAYIISMLHDSLGVALDDERIKYASKAGKENIPLDWALGAFILNTDTPTSDYNGKSRKMIGFK; from the exons ATGGATGCTCTCAAGGTTCAGATTCTACCTGATAACCAATCATCACCTTCGTCCACGCACATGCTCACTAAGCCCAAGTCGAAAAAAGCGACAAAATCGATTGCCATGCTAATCGTCGCTTCCTTGGCTATCACGTTAGggttattatttgttttcagttCAAATTCAGTTATGTTCTCTGCAAGTTTTCTTCGGAGAAGTTCACTTCACTACAGCGTCATTATCGATGCCGGGAGTTCGGGGACCCGAATTCATGTGTTCGGGTACTGGTTTGAGTCTGGAAAACCCGTTTTCGATTTCGGAGAAGAACATTACGCTAGTCTGAAGTTGAGTCCTGGTTTGTCTTCGTATGCTGATAATCCGGAGGGAGCGAGCGTGTCAGTGACAAAGCTTGTGGAATTCGCGAAGGGAAGAATCCCCAAGgggaagttgaagaagagtgaCATTAGGTTAATGGCGACTGCTGGAATGAGATTGCTTGATGTGCCTGTTCAAGAACAGATTCTTGATGTTACTAGAAGAGTTCTTAGATCTTCAGGGTTTAAGTTTCAAGACGAATGGGCTACTGTTATCTCTG GAACTGATGAAGGTATCTATGCTTGGGTTGTTGCCAATCACGCACTTGGTTCGCTTGGTGGTGATCCATTGAAAACAACGGGGATTGTTGAACTTGGTGGGGCTTCTGCGCAG GTGACATTTGTGCCAAGTGAGCATGTGCCTCCTGAGTTCTCCCGTACCATATCTTATGGAAATGTTTCGTACACAATCTACAGTCACAGTTTCCTCGACTTTGGACAG GATGCAGCAGAAGACAAGCTATTGGAATCACTGCAGAACTCAG TAGCAGCCTCTACAGGGGATGGAATAGTTGAAGACCCTTGTACTCCTAAAGGGTACATATACGACACACATTCACAGAAAGATTCATCCGGATTCTTATCTGAAGAAAGCAAATTTAAAGCCTCCCTTCAAGTTCAAGCTGCTGGTGATTTCACGAAATGCCGATCCGCTACGTTAGCAATGTTGCAAGAAGGAAAAG AGAATTGTGCTTATAAGCATTGTTCTATTGGATCAACATTCACACCTAATATTCAAGGAAGTTTTTTGGCAACAGAGAATTTCTTCCACACATCCAAG TTCTTTGGGTTGGGAGAAAAAGAGTGGCTGTCTGAAATGATTTTGGCCGGAAAGAGATTCTGTGGAGAAGAATGGTCGAAACTGAAAGAGAAATACCCAACAACTAAAGACAAATATTTGCATCGTTATTGCTTCTCATCAGCATATATTATCTCAATGCTTCATGATAGTCTTGGTGTTGCTCTTGATGATGAAAG AATCAAGTATGCGAGTAAAgcaggaaaagaaaacataccACTAGATTGGGCATTGGGCGCTTTTATACTGAATACTGACACACCCACTTCTGATTACAATGGTAAATCTAGAAAAATGATTGGCTTTAAGTAA
- a CDS encoding GDA1/CD39 nucleoside phosphatase family protein (GDA1/CD39 nucleoside phosphatase family protein; FUNCTIONS IN: hydrolase activity; INVOLVED IN: biological_process unknown; LOCATED IN: cellular_component unknown; EXPRESSED IN: 20 plant structures; EXPRESSED DURING: 11 growth stages; CONTAINS InterPro DOMAIN/s: Nucleoside phosphatase GDA1/CD39 (InterPro:IPR000407); BEST Arabidopsis thaliana protein match is: GDA1/CD39 nucleoside phosphatase family protein (TAIR:AT1G14250.1); Has 1471 Blast hits to 1463 proteins in 237 species: Archae - 0; Bacteria - 39; Metazoa - 609; Fungi - 317; Plants - 332; Viruses - 0; Other Eukaryotes - 174 (source: NCBI BLink).): MTPETDALKVQILPKHQSLPYTVTKAKSKSLILLVVVSVTITLGLLLYVFNSNSVISSGSLLSRRCKLRYSVLIDAGSSGTRVHVFGYWFESGKPVFDFGEKHYANLKLTPGLSSYADNPEGASVSVTKLVEFAKQRIPKRMFRRSDIRLMATAGMRLLEVPVQEQILEVTRRVLRSSGFMFRDEWANVISGSDEGIYSWITANYALGSLGTDPLETTGIVELGGASAQVTFVSSEHVPPEYSRTIAYGNISYTIYSHSFLDYGKDAALKKLLEKLQNSANSTVDGVVEDPCTPKGYIYDTNSKNYSSGFLADESKLKGSLQAAGNFSKCRSATFALLKEGKENCLYEHCSIGSTFTPDLQGSFLATASFYYTAKFFELEEKGWLSELIPAGKRYCGEEWSKLILEYPTTDEEYLRGYCFSAAYTISMLHDSLGIALDDESITYASKAGEKHIPLDWALGAFILDVVTPNSDYNGKSRKYLGF, encoded by the exons ATGACACCGGAGACGGATGCTCTCAAAGTTCAGATCCTACCTAAGCACCAGTCATTGCCCTACACAGTCACGAAGGCCAAGTCGAAATCATTGATCCTGCTAGTTGTCGTTTCCGTGACTATCACGTTAGggttattattatatgttttcaacTCAAATTCTGTTATATCTTCCGGAAGTTTGCTTAGTCGGAGATGTAAGCTCCGGTACAGCGTCCTTATCGACGCAGGGAGTTCAGGGACCCGGGTTCATGTGTTCGGGTACTGGTTTGAGTCCGGGAAACCCGTTTTCGATTTCGGAGAGAAACATTACGCTAATCTGAAGTTGACTCCTGGTTTGTCTTCGTATGCTGATAATCCGGAGGGAGCAAGCGTGTCAGTGACGAAGCTTGTGGAATTCGCCAAGCAGAGGATTCCCAAGAGAATGTTCAGGAGGAGTGACATTAGGTTAATGGCGACTGCTGGGATGAGATTACTTGAAGTGCCTGTTCAAGAACAGATTCTTGAAGTTACAAGAAGAGTTCTTAGATCTTCAGGTTTTATGTTTCGAGACGAATGGGCTAATGTTATCTCTg GATCTGATGAAGGTATATATTCTTGGATTACTGCCAATTACGCACTTGGTTCGCTTGGAACTGATCCGTTGGAAACAACGGGGATTGTTGAACTAGGCGGTGCTTCTGCGCAG GTGACATTTGTGTCAAGTGAGCATGTGCCTCCTGAGTACTCGCGTACGATTGCCTACGGAAATATTTCATACACAATCTACAGTCACAGCTTCCTCGATTATGGGAAG GATGCAGCACTAAAAAAGTTATTGGAAAAACTCCAAAACTCAG CTAACTCTACAGTGGATGGAGTAGTTGAAGACCCTTGTACTCCTAAAGGGTACATCTACGACACAAATTCAAAGAATTATTCATCCGGATTCTTAGCTGATGAAAGCAAACTTAAAGGCTCCCTTCAAGCTGCTGGTAATTTCTCAAAATGCCGATCCGCTACGTTTGCGCTtttgaaagaaggaaaag AGAACTGTCTATATGAGCATTGTTCTATTGGATCAACATTCACACCTGATCTTCAAGGAAGTTTTTTGGCTACAGCATCTTTCTACTACACCGCCAAG TTCTTTGAGTTGGAAGAAAAGGGTTGGTTGTCTGAATTGATTCCAGCTGGGAAGAGATATTGTGGAGAAGAATGGTCGAAACTGATATTGGAATACCCAACAACTGATGAAGAATATTTGCGTGGCTATTGTTTCTCAGCAGCATATACTATATCAATGCTTCATGATAGTCTTGGTATTGCTCTTGATGATGAAAG tATCACGTATGCAAGTAAAGCAGGAGAAAAACACATACCACTAGATTGGGCATTGGGGGCTTTTATACTAGATGTTGTAACACCCAATTCTGATTACAATGGTAAATCTAGAAAATATCTTGGCTTTTAA
- a CDS encoding GDA1/CD39 nucleoside phosphatase family protein (GDA1/CD39 nucleoside phosphatase family protein; FUNCTIONS IN: hydrolase activity; CONTAINS InterPro DOMAIN/s: Nucleoside phosphatase GDA1/CD39 (InterPro:IPR000407); BEST Arabidopsis thaliana protein match is: GDA1/CD39 nucleoside phosphatase family protein (TAIR:AT1G14250.1); Has 1467 Blast hits to 1458 proteins in 234 species: Archae - 0; Bacteria - 41; Metazoa - 609; Fungi - 317; Plants - 334; Viruses - 0; Other Eukaryotes - 166 (source: NCBI BLink).), whose protein sequence is MQRSNARSRSNINSDMVDPPEVQTSPGNHRSSPSTAAKPKSKRTKSIIFVIVACVTIALGLLFIGYSILRSGRNRRVSLHYSVIIDGGSSGTRVHVFGYRIESGKPVFDFGEENYASLKLSPGLSAYADNPEGVSESVTELVEFAKKRVHKGKLKKSDIRLMATAGMRLLELPVQEQILDVTRRVLRSSGFDFRDEWASVISGSDEGVYAWVVANHALGSLGGEPLKTTGIVELGGASAQVTFVSTELVPSEFSRTLAYGNVSYNLYSHSFLDFGQDAAQEKLSESLYNSAANSTGEGIVPDPCIPKGYILETNLQKDLPGFLADKGKFTATLQAAGNFSECRSAAFAMLQEEKGKCTYKRCSIGSIFTPNLQGSFLATENFFHTSKFFGLGEKEWLSEMILAGKRFCGEEWSKLKVKYPTFKDENLLRYCFSSAYIISMLHDSLGVALDDERIKYASKAGEEDIPLDWALGAFILNTATATFDYSGKSRKILDLSNVAKYKI, encoded by the exons ATGCAACGGTCTAATGCTCGTTCCAGGTCGAATATCAATTCAGATATGGTAGATCCTCCCGAGGTTCAGACTTCACCTGGCAACCACCGATCATCGCCGTCCACCGCCGCCAAACCCAAGTCGAAACGAACAAAATCGATTATCTTCGTAATCGTCGCTTGTGTAACTATTGCCTTGGGTTTATTATTCATTGGCTATTCAATTTTACGCTCCGGAAGGAATCGGAGAGTTTCACTTCACTACAGCGTCATTATCGATGGTGGGAGTTCAGGGACCCGAGTTCATGTGTTCGGGTACCGGATTGAATCCGGTAAACCGGTTTTCGATTTCGGAGAGGAGAATTACGCTAGTTTGAAGTTGAGTCCTGGATTGTCTGCGTATGCTGATAATCCGGAGGGAGTGAGTGAGTCAGTGACGGAGCTTGTGGAATTCGCTAAGAAGAGAGTTCATAAGgggaagttgaagaagagtgaTATTAGGTTAATGGCTACTGCTGGAATGAGATTGCTTGAATTGCCTGTTCAAGAACAGATTCTTGATGTTACTAGAAGAGTTCTTAGATCTTCTGGGTTTGATTTTCGAGACGAATGGGCTTCTGTTATCTCTG GATCTGATGAAGGTGTATATGCTTGGGTTGTTGCTAATCATGCGCTCGGTTCGCTTGGAGGTGAACCTTTAAAAACAACGGGAATTGTTGAACTCGGTGGGGCTTCTGCCCAG GTTACATTTGTGTCAACTGAGCTTGTGCCTTCTGAGTTCTCGCGTACGTTAGCCTATGGAAATGTCTCATACAATCTCTACAGTCACAGCTTCCTCGATTTTGGACAG GATGCAGCACAAGAAAAGTTATCGGAATCACTATACAACTCAG CTGCAAACTCTACAGGGGAAGGAATAGTTCCTGACCCTTGTATTCCTAAAGGGTATATCcttgaaacaaatttacaaaaggACTTACCTGGATTCTTGGCTGATAAAGGCAAATTTACAGCCACCCTTCAAGCTGCTGGTAATTTCTCAGAGTGTCGATCTGCTGCATTTGCCATGTTGCAGGAAGAAAAAG GGAAATGTACTTATAAGCGTTGTTCTATTGGATCAATATTCACACCTAATCTTCAAGGAAGTTTTTTGGCTACAGAGAATTTCTTCCACACATCCAAG TTCTTTGGGTTGGGAGAAAAAGAGTGGCTGTCTGAAATGATTTTGGCCGGAAAGAGATTCTGTGGAGAAGAATGGTCAAAATTGAAAGTGAAATATCCAACATTTAAGGACGAGAATTTGCTTCGGTATTGCTTCTCATCAGCATATATTATCTCAATGCTTCATGATAGTCTTGGTGTTGCTCTTGATGATGAAAG AATCAAGTATGCAAGTAAAgcaggagaagaagacatacCACTAGATTGGGCATTGGGTGCTTTTATCCTTAATACTGCCACAGCCACTTTTGATTACAGTGGTAAATCTAGAAAAATTCTTGACTTGAGTAATGTAGCCAAATACAAAATATGA
- a CDS encoding RING/FYVE/PHD zinc finger superfamily protein (RING/FYVE/PHD zinc finger superfamily protein; CONTAINS InterPro DOMAIN/s: Protein of unknown function DUF3675 (InterPro:IPR022143), Zinc finger, C3HC4 RING-type (InterPro:IPR018957), Zinc finger, RING-CH-type (InterPro:IPR011016); BEST Arabidopsis thaliana protein match is: RING/FYVE/PHD zinc finger superfamily protein (TAIR:AT2G02960.3); Has 1793 Blast hits to 1789 proteins in 214 species: Archae - 0; Bacteria - 0; Metazoa - 745; Fungi - 130; Plants - 638; Viruses - 54; Other Eukaryotes - 226 (source: NCBI BLink).) — translation MSNHHTVVYVNGLVRPVLAEAEYSMRTESPADNAIDIYDGDTTENEEEDSLISSAECRICQDECDIKNLESPCACNGSLKYAHRKCVQRWCNEKGNTICEICHQPYQAGYTSPPPPPQSEETTIDIGGGWRISGLDLDDPRLLAIAEAERQILESEYDDYTASDTSGAAFFRSAALILMTLLLLRHALTIPDYSDSEDDDPSSILSLFLLRAASFLLPCYIMASAISILHRRRQRQEAADLATRFALVLSSRQPRPVINYLSMEP, via the exons ATGAGTAATCATCACACGGTCGTATATGTTAATGGATTGGTTCGACCGGTTCTCGCGGAGGCTGAGTATAGTATGAGAACAGAGTCTCCGGCGGATAATGCAATTGATATCTACGACGGAGATACTACGGAGAATGAGGAGGAGGATTCACTGATTTCTTCCGCGGAGTGTCGGATTTGTCAGGATGAATGTGATATTAAGAATCTTGAGAGTCCTTGTGCTTGCAATGGCAGCTTAAAG TATGCTCACAGAAAATGTGTTCAACGTTGGTGTAATGAAAAGGGAAACACTATATGCGAAATCTGTCATCAG CCATACCAAGCTGGATATacctctccaccaccaccaccacaatCTGAAGAAACTACTATTGACATTGG TGGAGGATGGAGAATCTCGGGTTTGGATTTAGATGATCCACGTCTCTTGGCAATAGCAGAAGCTGAACGTCAGATTTTAGAATCAGAATATGATGATTATACAGCTTCAGATACCAGTGGAGCTGCATTTTTCCGCTCTGCTGCTTTAATA TTGATGACTCTTCTTCTATTGCGACATGCACTGACTATACCAGATTATTCAGatagtgaagatgatgatccTTCTTCAATACTTTCT CTTTTCTTACTCCGAGCTGccagttttcttcttccttgctACATCATGGCATCAGCCATCAGTATCCTGCATCGCCGTAGACAGAGACAGGAAGCAGCGGACTTGGCCACTCGGTTTGCGTTGGTGCTCAGCTCGCGCCAACCTAGACCCGTGATTAATTATTTGTCAATGGAGCCATGA
- a CDS encoding GDA1/CD39 nucleoside phosphatase family protein (GDA1/CD39 nucleoside phosphatase family protein; FUNCTIONS IN: hydrolase activity; INVOLVED IN: biological_process unknown; LOCATED IN: cellular_component unknown; EXPRESSED IN: 20 plant structures; EXPRESSED DURING: 11 growth stages; CONTAINS InterPro DOMAIN/s: Nucleoside phosphatase GDA1/CD39 (InterPro:IPR000407); BEST Arabidopsis thaliana protein match is: GDA1/CD39 nucleoside phosphatase family protein (TAIR:AT1G14250.1); Has 35333 Blast hits to 34131 proteins in 2444 species: Archae - 798; Bacteria - 22429; Metazoa - 974; Fungi - 991; Plants - 531; Viruses - 0; Other Eukaryotes - 9610 (source: NCBI BLink).), translating into MTPETDALKVQILPKHQSLPYTVTKAKSKSLILLVVVSVTITLGLLLYVFNSNSVISSGSLLSRRCKLRYSVLIDAGSSGTRVHVFGYWFESGKPVFDFGEKHYANLKLTPGLSSYADNPEGASVSVTKLVEFAKQRIPKRMFRRSDIRLMATAGMRLLEVPVQEQILEVTRRVLRSSGFMFRDEWANVISGIYSWITANYALGSLGTDPLETTGIVELGGASAQVTFVSSEHVPPEYSRTIAYGNISYTIYSHSFLDYGKDAALKKLLEKLQNSANSTVDGVVEDPCTPKGYIYDTNSKNYSSGFLADESKLKGSLQAAGNFSKCRSATFALLKEGKENCLYEHCSIGSTFTPDLQGSFLATASFYYTAKFFELEEKGWLSELIPAGKRYCGEEWSKLILEYPTTDEEYLRGYCFSAAYTISMLHDSLGIALDDESITYASKAGEKHIPLDWALGAFILDVVTPNSDYNGKSRKYLGF; encoded by the exons ATGACACCGGAGACGGATGCTCTCAAAGTTCAGATCCTACCTAAGCACCAGTCATTGCCCTACACAGTCACGAAGGCCAAGTCGAAATCATTGATCCTGCTAGTTGTCGTTTCCGTGACTATCACGTTAGggttattattatatgttttcaacTCAAATTCTGTTATATCTTCCGGAAGTTTGCTTAGTCGGAGATGTAAGCTCCGGTACAGCGTCCTTATCGACGCAGGGAGTTCAGGGACCCGGGTTCATGTGTTCGGGTACTGGTTTGAGTCCGGGAAACCCGTTTTCGATTTCGGAGAGAAACATTACGCTAATCTGAAGTTGACTCCTGGTTTGTCTTCGTATGCTGATAATCCGGAGGGAGCAAGCGTGTCAGTGACGAAGCTTGTGGAATTCGCCAAGCAGAGGATTCCCAAGAGAATGTTCAGGAGGAGTGACATTAGGTTAATGGCGACTGCTGGGATGAGATTACTTGAAGTGCCTGTTCAAGAACAGATTCTTGAAGTTACAAGAAGAGTTCTTAGATCTTCAGGTTTTATGTTTCGAGACGAATGGGCTAATGTTATCTCTg GTATATATTCTTGGATTACTGCCAATTACGCACTTGGTTCGCTTGGAACTGATCCGTTGGAAACAACGGGGATTGTTGAACTAGGCGGTGCTTCTGCGCAG GTGACATTTGTGTCAAGTGAGCATGTGCCTCCTGAGTACTCGCGTACGATTGCCTACGGAAATATTTCATACACAATCTACAGTCACAGCTTCCTCGATTATGGGAAG GATGCAGCACTAAAAAAGTTATTGGAAAAACTCCAAAACTCAG CTAACTCTACAGTGGATGGAGTAGTTGAAGACCCTTGTACTCCTAAAGGGTACATCTACGACACAAATTCAAAGAATTATTCATCCGGATTCTTAGCTGATGAAAGCAAACTTAAAGGCTCCCTTCAAGCTGCTGGTAATTTCTCAAAATGCCGATCCGCTACGTTTGCGCTtttgaaagaaggaaaag AGAACTGTCTATATGAGCATTGTTCTATTGGATCAACATTCACACCTGATCTTCAAGGAAGTTTTTTGGCTACAGCATCTTTCTACTACACCGCCAAG TTCTTTGAGTTGGAAGAAAAGGGTTGGTTGTCTGAATTGATTCCAGCTGGGAAGAGATATTGTGGAGAAGAATGGTCGAAACTGATATTGGAATACCCAACAACTGATGAAGAATATTTGCGTGGCTATTGTTTCTCAGCAGCATATACTATATCAATGCTTCATGATAGTCTTGGTATTGCTCTTGATGATGAAAG tATCACGTATGCAAGTAAAGCAGGAGAAAAACACATACCACTAGATTGGGCATTGGGGGCTTTTATACTAGATGTTGTAACACCCAATTCTGATTACAATGGTAAATCTAGAAAATATCTTGGCTTTTAA